DNA sequence from the Marinilongibacter aquaticus genome:
CCATATTCATTTTGGCGACCACGGAGAAGCATAAGATACTGCCTACAATCTTGAGTAGATGCCAAGTTTTTGATTTCAACCGTATCCAGATTAAGGATATGGCGGGGCATTTGCAAAACATTGCCGAAAAGGAAGGCATAGAGGCTGAACCCGAAGCCTTGGAGTTGATCGCTCAAAAGGCAGACGGTGGGCTACGGGATGCCTTGAGTATGTTTGACCTGAATGTGACATTTTCGACGGACAAAAAGCTGGTTTATACCGAGGTTCTCGAGAATTTGCATGTATTGGATTATGATTATTATTTCAAACTGACCGAAGCACTGTATTCCGCAGACTTGTCGGAAGCCTTGCTCTTGTTCAATGAGATTTTGAACAAAGGTTTCGATGGACATCAGTTTGTGACAGGCTTGAACGAGCACTTCAGAAATTTATTGGTCAGTAAAGACAGCCGTACAGTCGACTTGATGGAAGTGCCCGAATCTGTGAAGCAGAAATACATTGAACAGAGTAAAAAAGTATCTACATCTTATTTGCTCTCGGCTTTGAGCGTCGGGAATGCCATTGATCTGCATTATAAAGCCGCCAAAAATCAAAGGTTGCATGTGGAAATTGGGCTGATGAAAATGGCCAGTATTTCTAAGGTCTTGGATTTGAACAACATTCAAGAAGAGGGGGAGGAGAAAAAAAAAAGCCTGAGCCAAACGGTATAAAATCAGCACCGGAGCAAAGCAGCCAATCTCGACCGCTGAGGAAAAAGCCTAAAATTTCACGTTTAAAATCTACAGTCGATTTGGAAATCGAGCCTGCAGCACGCGAAGCTGTTGGGCAAACGACGGCACAGCCTTCGGAAAGTTTACAGGTACAGGAGAAAGATGAAATTGAATTTGGCGAAGCCCAAGTCTCGATGGCCTTGAAAGCCTGTGGAAAGATTTTCAAGAAGCAAACCGAACAGCAAATTTTAAAGAGTGCTTTTGTGCTCGAAAATAAACGGGTAACTCTGCAATTGGTAAACCAGACGCTTCTGGATTTTTACCAAGAAATGAAACAGGACATTCTCGATTTTCTGAGAAAAGAAATAGGTTCTTCACAGCTTCAAATTGAAGCAATTTTGGTGGCCGCGAAATCTGAAGCAAAGCCGAGAACAGAGCAGGAAAAATTCACAGCTATGGTAGAGAAAAATCCAGCCCTCAAATTGCTCAAAGACGAGCTGGGACTGGATTTGATATACTAACTTAACTAACCAAAACTGTATGAAGATTAATTTGTGACCCGAAGCGTCAAACTAAAATCCCCAGTTCTCAATTATTTATATATCCGAGACAGATTTGGTTTTGTAACCTTTTCCAGAAAAAAAATTATTGATTTTCATTTTGCCCGTATCGCACGCGTATCAAAATGCCCTCGTCGAGTGTGTATTCGCCCTTTTCAGTCTTAAAAGGAAGTTTGTAATGTCCTTCGGTCAGCACCCCTAATTTGAAAGTATTTCCGAAATGTGGATACGAGGGCGTATCGCCCAGCAGCATCGGTACGTGCATATCGCCTTGATATGTATTGACGGTTACGCTGTGGTCTGCTTCGCGAGTGAAGGTTGTTGTTACGGTAAAATGCCCGCCAGTCGAATTTCTTGTCACAATGTAGCGATCAATGGTTTGTCCGGCATCTTGAGTGAAATCCATGATGA
Encoded proteins:
- a CDS encoding DNA polymerase III subunit gamma/tau, producing the protein MEQFVVSARKYRPATFDSVVGQGHITTTLKNAIKTGHLAQAFLFCGPRGVGKTTCARILAKTINCQQVTEDTEPCNECTNCKNFGLNASFNIHELDAASNNSVEDIRNLIDQVRFPPQDGKFKVYIIDEVHMLSSAAFNAFLKTLEEPPSYAIFILATTEKHKILPTILSRCQVFDFNRIQIKDMAGHLQNIAEKEGIEAEPEALELIAQKADGGLRDALSMFDLNVTFSTDKKLVYTEVLENLHVLDYDYYFKLTEALYSADLSEALLLFNEILNKGFDGHQFVTGLNEHFRNLLVSKDSRTVDLMEVPESVKQKYIEQSKKVSTSYLLSALSVGNAIDLHYKAAKNQRLHVEIGLMKMASISKVLDLNNIQEEGEEKKKSLSQTV